From Mycobacterium colombiense CECT 3035:
CGGTCAGCTCGCCGACTTTGCGGATGACGTCGAATTGGTGGTCGAGCCGGTAGGTCGGGAAGACCTGCACGTCCTCGGCGGCGGGCGCGACCCGGGTCACGAGCTTCTGCTCGATCGGCCGCCCGTCCTGCTGCCAGCGGGCGGTCAGGATGATGGTCTCCGACGACATGCCCGTCGAGTCCACGCCGCTTTCCACGGTCACCTCGGGATTTGCGCCGTCCGGCAGTACGGTGGAGAGCCAGCGTGACATCACCGTCGGCAACGTCGTGACGTCACGGCTGGAGCGCTGGAGCCGGTCGACGTTGTCGACCGCGGGTTCTGTTGCCATAAGGTGCCTCCTTCGTTGAGGCAATTACGATACGGTAGGTAGCGTTATGAAAGCAGACCCGTCCGGCCTTGACAAGGCCTCCGGCGCCGGCCGCCCGCGCGATCCGCGTATCGATTCGGCGATCCTATCGGCGACCGCGGAACTGCTTGTCCAAACGGGCTATTCCAACATCAGTCTGGCCGCCGTCGCCGAGCGTGCCGGCACCACGAAATCCGCGTTGTACCGGCGGTGGTCGAGCAAGGCCGAACTGGTGCACGAGGCGGCCTTCCCCACCGCACCGACCGCGCTGGAGTCGCCGGCCGGGGATATCGCCGCAGACATGCGGATGATGATCGAGGCCACCCGCGACGTGTTCACCACCCCGGTGGTGCGCGCCGCGCTGCCCGGCCTGGTCGCCGACATGACGGCCGACCCCGCGCTCAATGCCCGGGTGATGGCGCGGTTCGTCGACCTGTTCACCGCGGTGCGGGTGCGGCTGCGCGAGGCGGTTGACCGCGGCGAAGCCCATCCTGATGTGGATCCGGACCGATTGATCGAGTTGATTGGGGGAGCGACGATGCTGCGGATGCTGCTGCGTCCGGAAGAAGAGCTCGACGACGCGTGGGTAGAGCAGACGACGGCCATCGTGGTGCACGGGGTGCGGCGGTGACCGGGCGGCTTGCGGGGCGGGCCGCCATCGTCACCGGCGCCAGCCGCGGCCTGGGCCGCGCGATCGCGCTGGCGTTGGCGGCCGAGGGTGCCGCGGTGGCGGTTGCCGGGCGGACCGAGGAAGTGTGGGACGAGCGGTTGCCGGGAACCATCGGCGAGACGGTCGCCGACATCGAGGCGGCGGGCGGGCGCGCGGTTGCGGTCCGCGCCGATCTGACCGACCGCGATCAGATCGCCCGACTGGTGGAGTCGGCGCGAGAGACGTTGGGCCCCATCGGGATTTTGGTCAACAATGCGGCCTTCACCGCGCCGGGGCGACCGCCGGTGCCCGGTGCGCAACCGGGCGCCAAGCCCGCGGGTGCCGGTGCGCAAGCGGGCGCCAAACCCGCCGCGGGTGCTGGTGGCAAACGCGCCGCGGGTGCTGGCGCCAAACCCGGCTGGCCGGGTTTCGTCAGCACGCCCCTGCATGCGTATCGCCGGCATTTCGACATCGCGGTGTTCGCGGCCTACGAACTGATGCAGATGGTGTGCCGCGACATGATCTCGGCCGGTGGCGGCTCGATCATCAACATCACCTCGGTCGCGTCGCGACTGCCCGGCGACGGCCCGTACGCCGATCGCAGCGGCGGGGTGCTGCCCGGCTACGGCGGATCCAAGGCGGCGCTCGAGCACCTCACCCAGTGCGTGGCCTACGACCTCACCGACCACAACATCGCGGTCAATGCGTTGGCGCCGTCCAAGGCGATTCTCACGCCCGGGCTGTCCTACTATGCCCGTAACTTCGACGACACCGCCTCCGAGGACGAATTCGCCCGCGCCGCAGTCGAATTAACCCTCGTTGACCCCGCCAAGGTCACCGGGCGCACCATCGGTCACCTTCAGGTGCTCGACGGCAGCTTCCGGCCCTTCACGGTGGGCTAGACCGGCGCTCTCGCGGTCACCTCATTCGCCCCGTGGCGGGTCGGGGTCGCCGCGCAGGAGCTCGTCGGGATGGTGGGCATGATTGACCTCGGGCGGGCCCTTGTCAGAAGCCGAGCCGTCGGTCCAGCCCAGTCGCCCGTTGCCGACGACCGACGTGCGCCATTCGCCCCTGCCCACCGCGCCGTGGTCGGAGCCGCAGGCGAAGAACAGGTTGTCCGCGTCGGTCCGGCCGCCGTCTGCCCATTCGTGTGCATGGTGGACTTCGCAGTGATAGCCGGGTTCGAGGCAATTGGGGTGAGTACACCCGCGGTCCCGGGCGTAGCAGATGAGCCGCTGGTCAGCGGTGGCGATGCGCTTTTGGCGCCCGAGATACAAAGGCCTGCCGGTGTGCTCGTCGAACACGGCGAGGTAGTGAATTGCCTTGGCGGCCATGCGAATCAGATCCGCCATGGGTAGTCGTGAGCCACCGCCAGTTTGTGCCGGCGCGGGCACCGGAATCGACGAGTCGATCGCGGCGTGCGCGGCCCGGTCGAGTTCGGCCAGCGTGGTGGTGGCGATCACCGTGACGGGGTGGCCGCGGTGCGTCCCGAGCCCTCCCGACGCCAGGGCCGTTTCGAGGCCGAGCTTGAGGGCGTCGTGGCAGCGCTGGGCCGCCGTGCGGTCGTCGCGCGCCTCGGGATCGCCGGCTGCGTCGTCAGGCTGATGGCGCCCGGGCCGTACCGCCGCTTCGAGGGCCTCGAAGTACGCTCGGGCCTCGGGATCCAGTAGACCGGTGAGCCGCGACATCCCGTCGGGGCCTTGCGTGCTCAGGTGCAGACCCCGCCGGCGGGCCCGATCGACATCGGTGAAACGGCCGTCGGGATTGAGATGGTCGGCGATCCGGTGGCCCAGCCGGGCGACCAAGGCGGCGTCGAGCTTCATCGCGTGCCGCACCAGCGTGCGCTCCGCGTCGGCCGCGTCGGTGGGGGAGACGCGGGACGGCAACGTGTCGACCGCGGTGCACACGGCGCGGATGTGGTCCTCGCCGATCCCGCCGGCGGCCACCGCCGCGGCCACCGCCGGGAGCTCTGGTTCCAGCGGTGCGCCGGTCAGCGAGCGGCGCGGCCGGATGCGGACCGCAAGTCGCAACCGCCGCGCGACTTCTCTGGGCGTGATGCGAAGCCGCGCGCACAACATGCCGCGCACCGCGGGGACGCACCCGGCTTCGTCGGGCGGATCGTCGATCTCGCCGAAGACCCTGTACATCAGGCCCCGGTTGGTGCGCTCCTGGTGCTCCAGTCGTTCGGCAACCCCGACCCGGAAGGCGTTGCCGACCACGTCCGACGAGGTCTGCCGCAGCACGTCATGGGCCGCGTCGACCGCATCGAGCGCGGCGCGCATCCGTTCCCGGGCCTGCCACGCCTGCATCACAAGACCCACGCTATAGAACATATGTTCGAGCGCAAGCGGGCAGCCGAGATTCTGTGGATGAACTGCCGACTGTGCATAACCGAGCTCCCCGGTCCTGGCCCCAGGGCCGCCTGACGTGCAAGTATGAGGAAAGCCAGTGCCGCAACAACCAATCGAGCGGTGTGC
This genomic window contains:
- a CDS encoding TetR/AcrR family transcriptional regulator — encoded protein: MKADPSGLDKASGAGRPRDPRIDSAILSATAELLVQTGYSNISLAAVAERAGTTKSALYRRWSSKAELVHEAAFPTAPTALESPAGDIAADMRMMIEATRDVFTTPVVRAALPGLVADMTADPALNARVMARFVDLFTAVRVRLREAVDRGEAHPDVDPDRLIELIGGATMLRMLLRPEEELDDAWVEQTTAIVVHGVRR
- a CDS encoding SDR family NAD(P)-dependent oxidoreductase, yielding MTGRLAGRAAIVTGASRGLGRAIALALAAEGAAVAVAGRTEEVWDERLPGTIGETVADIEAAGGRAVAVRADLTDRDQIARLVESARETLGPIGILVNNAAFTAPGRPPVPGAQPGAKPAGAGAQAGAKPAAGAGGKRAAGAGAKPGWPGFVSTPLHAYRRHFDIAVFAAYELMQMVCRDMISAGGGSIINITSVASRLPGDGPYADRSGGVLPGYGGSKAALEHLTQCVAYDLTDHNIAVNALAPSKAILTPGLSYYARNFDDTASEDEFARAAVELTLVDPAKVTGRTIGHLQVLDGSFRPFTVG
- a CDS encoding HNH endonuclease signature motif containing protein — encoded protein: MQAWQARERMRAALDAVDAAHDVLRQTSSDVVGNAFRVGVAERLEHQERTNRGLMYRVFGEIDDPPDEAGCVPAVRGMLCARLRITPREVARRLRLAVRIRPRRSLTGAPLEPELPAVAAAVAAGGIGEDHIRAVCTAVDTLPSRVSPTDAADAERTLVRHAMKLDAALVARLGHRIADHLNPDGRFTDVDRARRRGLHLSTQGPDGMSRLTGLLDPEARAYFEALEAAVRPGRHQPDDAAGDPEARDDRTAAQRCHDALKLGLETALASGGLGTHRGHPVTVIATTTLAELDRAAHAAIDSSIPVPAPAQTGGGSRLPMADLIRMAAKAIHYLAVFDEHTGRPLYLGRQKRIATADQRLICYARDRGCTHPNCLEPGYHCEVHHAHEWADGGRTDADNLFFACGSDHGAVGRGEWRTSVVGNGRLGWTDGSASDKGPPEVNHAHHPDELLRGDPDPPRGE